Proteins encoded by one window of Manihot esculenta cultivar AM560-2 chromosome 10, M.esculenta_v8, whole genome shotgun sequence:
- the LOC110624007 gene encoding EG45-like domain containing protein, with protein sequence MASNVQYFFFFSFITIWLSSTIAYAQVDGLASYYTPPYTPSACYGYEDHGVMIAAASEAIFNNGAACGQYYQVTCISGTNAGTPHPCWGSGTVVVKIVDRCPDGCRSTIDLSQEAFASIADPNSGVINISYQRV encoded by the exons ATGGCATCCAACGTTCAatacttctttttcttctcttttattaCTATATGGCTCTCTTCAACTATCGCATATGCTCAAGTTGATGGGTTGGCTAGCTATTATACTCCTCCTTACACGC CTTCTGCTTGTTATGGGTATGAGGACCATGGGGTGATGATAGCAGCAGCAAGTGAAGCTATTTTTAACAATGGAGCAGCTTGTGGGCAATATTATCAAGTGACTTGCATAAGTGGGACAAATGCTGGGACCCCACACCCTTGTTGGGGAAGTGGGACAGTGGTGGTGAAGATTGTAGATCGTTGCCCTGATGGGTGTAGGAGCACCATTGATTTGTCTCAAGAAGCTTTTGCTTCCATTGCAGACCCTAACTCTGGTGTTATTAACATCTCTTACCAACG GGTTTAA